The Streptomyces halobius genomic interval GCTTCCAAGGCCGCGGCCGAGGCATGGACGCTGGCGCTGGCGGACGCGTTCCGCAAGGAGGGGGGCGAGGAGGGGCCACGCGCAGCGGCTGCGATCCTGATCGTGAAGGCGCTCGTCAACGACCAGATGCGCGCCGAGCGACCGAATGCCAAGTTCGCGGGCTTCACGGACGTCACGGAGCTGGCCGAGGCCATCGCCGGGGTTTGGAACAGGCCCGCCCAGGAAGTGAATGGAAAGCGTCTGTGGCTGACCCCCGAGCCGTGACCGGAGAGAAAACCGACGCCCGGCAGCACCATGACCCCCAGGTACGCGGCTTCGCGAGCGACAACTACGCGGGCGCCCACCCGGAGATCCTCGCCGCGCTCGCCCTCGCCAACGGCGGCCACCAAGTCGCCTACGGCGAGGACGACTACACCGCGCACCTCCAGCGGGTCATCCGCAGCCACTTCGGGCAGAGCGCCGAGGCGTTCCCGGTCTTCAACGGCACCGGTGCCAATGTCGTCGCGCTCCAGGCGGTCACCGACCGCTGGGGCGCGGTGATCGCCGCCGACACCGCACATATCCACGTCGACGAGTGCGGCGCGCCCGAGCGGGTCGGCGGGCTCAAACTGCTCACCGTACCGACCGAGGACGGCAAGCTCACCCCCGAGCTGATCGACCGCGAGGCGTACGGCTGGGACGACGAGCACCGTGCCATGCCGCAGGTCGTCTCGCTCGCCCAGAGCACCGAGCTCGGCACCGTCTACACGCCCGACGAGATCCGCGCCATCTGCGAACACGCCCATGAGCGCGGCATGCTGGTGCATCTCGACGGCGCGCGGATAGCCAACGCCGCCGCCACGCTCGACGTCCCGATGCGCGCCTTCACCAACGCCGTCGGGGTCGACATCCTCTCCTACGGCGGCACGAAGAACGGCGCGGTCTTCGGCGAGGCCGTGGTCGTCGTCAATCCCGACGCGGTCCGCGCGATGAAGCATCTGCGCAAGCTGTCCATGCAGCTGGCCTCCAAGATGCGCTTCGTCTCCGTCCAGCTGGAGGCCCTCCTGGCCAAGGACCTGTGGCTGCGCAACGCCCGGCACGCCAACACCATGGCGCAGCGCCTGGCCGACGGCGTACGGAAGATCGACGGCGTCGAGATCCTCTACCCCGTGCAGTCCAACGCGGTCTTCGCCCGCCTGCCGCACGACGTGAGCGAGCGTCTCCAGAAGCGCTACCGCTTCTACTTCTGGGACGAACAGGCCGGCGATGTCCGCTGGATGTGCTCGTTCGACACGACGGAGGGGGACGTGGACGGGTTCCTTGAGGCGTTGCGGGAGGAGATGGGCCGCTGAGGCCCCACCCGCTGACGCCGACTGTGAGTGTGAATATCTATGCGCCCGACTGAAAAATCATTGACCTTCGGTCGGGCGCATGGCTACGCTCCTCGCTCATGGAGCTGACCCAGAACACCCCGGAAATATCCGCGTATTTGGCGTCGAGCGAAGCTATCGACCATGAACATCCGCGCGTCCGGGCCGTCGCCGCGGCGCTGCGTGTCGATGCACCCGATGCATACGCATACGCGAAGACTGCCTTCGAGTTCGTTCGCGACGCCATTCCGCACTCGTACGACACCGGTGACCCGAGGGTCACCTGGTGTGCCTCGGACGTGCTGGAGCAGTGCACCGTTATCTGCTACGCCAAGGCCCATGCGCTGGTCGCCCTGTTGAGGGCGGAGGGGATTCCCGCCGCGCTGT includes:
- a CDS encoding threonine aldolase family protein; protein product: MTGEKTDARQHHDPQVRGFASDNYAGAHPEILAALALANGGHQVAYGEDDYTAHLQRVIRSHFGQSAEAFPVFNGTGANVVALQAVTDRWGAVIAADTAHIHVDECGAPERVGGLKLLTVPTEDGKLTPELIDREAYGWDDEHRAMPQVVSLAQSTELGTVYTPDEIRAICEHAHERGMLVHLDGARIANAAATLDVPMRAFTNAVGVDILSYGGTKNGAVFGEAVVVVNPDAVRAMKHLRKLSMQLASKMRFVSVQLEALLAKDLWLRNARHANTMAQRLADGVRKIDGVEILYPVQSNAVFARLPHDVSERLQKRYRFYFWDEQAGDVRWMCSFDTTEGDVDGFLEALREEMGR